From Danaus plexippus chromosome 11, MEX_DaPlex, whole genome shotgun sequence, the proteins below share one genomic window:
- the LOC116766012 gene encoding retinol dehydrogenase 11-like: MYLFLIIILLIIICLLLIGLHQKNTNSICRARTRLDGKTAIITGGTLGMGLNVATDFADRGARVIIACPFEPEGRNAQRLIEEETGNKQIIFKLLDLSSFKSVRDFAADILNREDRLDILVNNAGVGYLEDDVTKDGLNVILQINYYGHFLLTLLLLPLLKRTGTKSEPARVVNVSSLLHYLGTMNACYIKRSKVLHALQLYSDSKFFLMVFTRELSKKLSESNVVVNCVDPGAVGTEIFYSIGCVWGPLIKCFFSTIFKTPWEGAQTTIHVALDKKAGTISGQMFKNCQVSHAKQSAFSEINRKRLWDDSIKLVKLTEAEHQQCLYT, translated from the coding sequence atgtatttatttttaataataatattattgataattatttgtttattgctTATCGGTCTTCATCAGAAGAACACGAATTCGATATGTCGTGCAAGGACGAGGTTGGATGGAAAAACTGCTATCATAACCGGCGGGACATTGGGCATGGGTCTGAATGTAGCCACCGACTTCGCCGATCGTGGAGCGCGCGTCATCATCGCATGCCCCTTCGAACCTGAAGGAAGGAACGCCCAGAGGCTCATCGAAGAAGAGACgggaaataaacaaattatatttaaattgctcGACCTGTCGTCGTTTAAGTCGGTGCGAGATTTTGCCGCTGACATACTTAATAGGGAAGATAGACTGGACATTTTAGTGAACAATGCAGGCGTCGGCTACCTAGAAGACGATGTGACCAAAGATGGACTAAATGTGATTTTGCAAATTAATTACTACggacattttcttttaactttGTTACTGCTGCCCCTTCTCAAACGAACCGGCACTAAGTCGGAACCCGCCAGAGTAGTGAACGTGTCGTCGCTACTACACTACTTGGGCACTATGAATGCATGTTACATAAAACGCTCCAAGGTGTTGCACGCGCTGCAACTGTATTCAGACagcaaatttttcttaatggTATTTACACGCGAGCTATCAAAGAAATTGAGTGAATCTAACGTTGTCGTGAATTGCGTGGATCCGGGCGCTGTTGGGACGGAGATATTCTACAGTATAGGATGTGTGTGGGGGCCTCTCATCAAATGCTTCTTCTCCACGATCTTCAAGACACCCTGGGAAGGAGCACAGACTACGATTCACGTGGCTCTGGATAAGAAGGCTGGCACTATAAGTGGTCAAATGTTCAAAAACTGTCAAGTGTCACATGCAAAACAATCGGCCTTTAGTGAAATAAACCGTAAACGGTTGTGGGACGACTCTATTAAGCTCGTCAAACTCACTGAAGCGGAACATCAACAGTGTCTGTACACATGA
- the LOC116765989 gene encoding tubulin alpha-8 chain-like: protein MRECISVHVGQAGVQMGVACWQLYCLEHGIRPDGTLPGCDSDVADSCFNTFFSEADRGKMVPRVVMVDLEATVIDEVRTGEYRQLYHPEQLITGKEDAANNYARGHYSTGREVLGPVMERVRKLADQCTGLQGFFVFHSFGGGTGSGFTSLLMEKLSDEFGKKSKLEFAIYPAPQVSTAVVEPYNAVLTTHATISHSDCAFMVDNEAIYDICRRRLSIERPSYANLNRLISQVVSSITASLRFDGALNVDLTEFQTNLVPYPRIHFPLAAYAPVVSADKAYHEGMSVSEITAELFEPQNQMVKCDPREGKYMACCLLYRGDVVPKDVNAAIAAMKGRAGIRFVDWCPTGFKVGINYQPPSVVTGGDLAQVKRAASMLSNTTAIAEAWGKLDHKFDLMYSKRAFVHWYVGEGMEEGEFTDAREDLAALERDYDEVAIETSDMAPGCEDAL, encoded by the exons atg AGGGAGTGCATCTCGGTGCACGTGGGGCAAGCGGGCGTTCAGATGGGGGTGGCGTGTTGGCAGCTGTATTGCCTCGAGCACGGCATCAGACCTGACGGGACGCTGCCCGGCTGTGACAGCGACGTGGCCGACTCCTGCTTCAACACATTCTTCTCTGAAGCGGACCGAGGCAAGATGGTGCCCAGGGTGGTGATGGTAGATCTAGAAGCTACTGTTATAG ACGAGGTCCGCACGGGCGAGTATCGTCAGTTGTATCACCCCGAGCAACTGATCACGGGCAAGGAGGACGCCGCAAACAACTACGCGCGGGGACACTACTCGACCGGCCGCGAGGTGCTCGGACCGGTCATGGAGCGAGTGAGGAAGCTGGCAGACCAGTGCACCGGCCTGCAG GGTTTCTTCGTGTTTCATTCGTTTGGAGGAGGGACGGGTTCAGGCTTTACGTCGCTTCTGATGGAGAAGTTGTCGGACGAATTCGGCAAAAAGAGCAAACTGGAGTTCGCGATATACCCGGCGCCTCAA GTGTCGACGGCGGTAGTTGAACCCTACAACGCGGTGCTGACGACGCACGCTACCATCAGCCACTCGGACTGCGCCTTCATGGTGGACAACGAGGCCATATACGACATCTGCAGGAGAAGGCTGTCCATCGAAAGACCGTCGTACGCGAATCTGAATCGGCTTATATCACAG GTGGTGTCTTCCATCACGGCGTCTCTCCGGTTCGACGGAGCCTTGAACGTGGACTTGACGGAGTTCCAGACGAACTTGGTGCCCTACCCCCGGATACACTTCCCGCTCGCCGCCTACGCACCAGTCGTGTCCGCGGACAAG GCGTACCACGAGGGTATGTCGGTGTCTGAGATAACGGCGGAACTGTTCGAGCCTCAGAACCAGATGGTGAAGTGCGACCCTCGCGAGGGGAAGTACATGGCGTGCTGCCTGCTGTACCGCGGGGACGTGGTGCCCAAGGACGTGAACGCGGCCATCGCGGCCATGAAGGGGCGGGCAGGGATACGCTTCGTGGACTGGTGTCCCACTGGCTTTAAG GTGGGTATCAACTACCAGCCGCCGTCGGTGGTTACGGGCGGAGACCTGGCCCAGGTGAAGCGCGCCGCGTCTATGCTAAGCAACACGACCGCCATCGCGGAGGCGTGGGGGAAGCTTGACCACAAATTCGACCTCATGTACTCGAAGCGGGCCTTTGTCCATTG GTACGTGGGCGAAGGTATGGAGGAGGGGGAATTCACGGACGCCCGGGAGGACCTCGCGGCGCTCGAGAGAGACTATGATGAGGTGGCCATAGAGACGTCGGACATGGCTCCGGGCTGCGAGGACGCCTTATGA